The sequence below is a genomic window from Phoenix dactylifera cultivar Barhee BC4 chromosome 16, palm_55x_up_171113_PBpolish2nd_filt_p, whole genome shotgun sequence.
AATCTTCCCACCATTGGATAAGTACCAGCCATGAGGACCGCCCGCAGGATGCCTGGATCTTGGGCATTTAAACTACAGTTAGATATACCTGAAGGAACAAAACCATTTCTTGCCAATTCGCTCTGAAGCTGCTTCCGCATGTTAGACAACATGTTCATGGTGTTTGAAGAGATAAAATACTTGGAGCAAAACTGTGATTCTTGACCCCTGTCTTTTGCACGCTTCCAACAATCAAATGCTGCAACAATTGCAAGCTGATCACTATAGCCACCATACAAGGAAGCCAGTTCAACTTTGGCTGCTGCAGCTCTCTTCCTCTCATCGGGAGCCATTGGCAGAATAAATGGTTCTCGATAATCTGATGCACATGCTAGTGTTAATGCAGGATCTAGGCAATTCATCAAGATAGCAAATAATAGCATCTTGCTAGTTGATGGATGAACAGGAAGGGAACCAAGCTTTTCCCCAAGATCTGTAAGCTTTTCATCATCTGTTAAGGCACCAATGTCTTGAAGAACAATGATTGCATTACGGATAGTTTCTGGAACTGGAGGGTCCAAAGTTCTCTGCAAAAAGTCTACTATTCCACAATCTGGATCAAGCAACTTGACCTGCCAGGGGAAAAGGTTTAGCCAAATCACTTAATGTTAGTATAAATCATAAATGGATGAGGAAAAGTGAAGAGCTTGCCTGCAAACAGAGTTCCTCAATTGGCATCCGTTTTATTTCAGGAACTTGGTACTCTGGTAGAGATGCTGCACGTGTTCTCGAGTACAGATGGTAACAAGTTCCAGGCTGACAACGACCAGCACGTCCCTCACGCTGCCTTGCACTAGCTTTTGAAACCCAAGAAGACTGCAGAGTAGATACATTGTTATAAGGATCATAACTTTTCTCTTTCATCCGACCACTGTTTATCACATACACAACATCATCAATGGTAACAGCAGTCTCTGCAATGTTTGTTGAGAGAATAATTTTACGGGCACCAACAGGTGGACATTTGAAAACTTTCTTCTGCTCTGCAGATGGAATCATAGAATGGAGAGAGAGAATCACAAACTTCAATGGATCTCGAAAAAATGGAGAAGCAAGCAATCTCTCTCTGATTTGATTTATGTCATCCCATCCCGGAAGAAACACTAGGATAGCTCCCTCCTTGGAATCAGTACATATTTTTCTTAATAACCTCTCTATCAGTACAGTGTCAACGTGCTCCGGGTTAATGCTTGCTAGGTATGTGCCAAgtagctcctcctcctctgctGACTTTGATATATCTTTCTCTATgtgtttttttaaaatttcacagACCCGGAGCTGATTCTCCTGCTGAGCCCAATCCAGAGCGGAGCTTCCATCTTGGGCACATAAAGAACAGTCAGCACCAAATGACAGGAGCATGCATACATCTCCTATTCTGCCCTTTCCAGCAAACACCATCAATGGTGATACACCAGTCAACGAATGCTGGTAGTTGTAGACTTTTGGTGTTTGCTCAGAAGAAATCAGTTCTAGCAGTGGGTCAAATTCATCATTTGACAAAGCTAGATTGATTGATTCATCTAGGGCATTTTTGTAGTCTTCTGTCAATGAAGTACCTTCCTCCACACCACTTATGGCCACACGATCCAGATGATTATCATCTGTAGATTTTAAGATAGAAAGGACATCCTCCAAATAGAAAGTTTTGACCTGAAGAAGAGACACTATAGAATTATAAAAGACTAAATATAGCTTACGAGCTTGAATAGATAGTTCAAAGGCACATGAGAACGATTCTTACTGGATACGTAAAGCCGGGGACCTGAATAATGGGGCATCCATTGAAGTACTGCGAAAATCGCTCGGCATCAATAGTAGCACTCATGAGTACCTGTGGAATAGATCATTGATCAATATTAGACTACATGAAAGAAGTTTATTTTACAAGAATAATTATAATTGAATTATGCAATTAGCTTATCTGGTAAGAAAATTACGATATAAAAAAATTGTGCTTACCATTCGAAGATGAGGATATGAAGGCAGGATGTCTCTGCAAGTAAACCACGTATGGCATTGAAAGAAGTTAGGGAACCAAAATTGTTGTTAAACAGAAACTTTAAAAAAAGGCAATTTCTTGTGACCATATGCTCAAGTTGATCAACATATGGTGGTCATAACCATGGTTTAAACTTTGAAGCTCTGCCTGAAAATTATAGAACCAAAACCAATGCATTCACCTGAAACTGTTCCACCAAATTTTTTGGCTGAAATTAATTTATGAGGACAAATTTTTCACATATACAAGTTATGCATGCCATTCTTTCTCATTACTCCTCtcattgttttatgaggaaAAACATTTTCTCTATGTTAAACTTAGATTTGGCAGGTTCTGATAGGATTGAGAACCATTGCAGAATCATGTTCCAGAGGGGTTTAGGGGACAATAAAATTTATGACAAAGGTATGGCAGTTCTTGGACTCATATCTTATTTCCCAGACTTTCATACGTTAGATTGCCATCAAAAATCAAAATGATATACTATTTTCTCTATGTTAAATTTTCAGCATTATCTTTTAAACAAAATATTGACTGTCTTGGTGAGAAGCCAGTGAAATCATACATCTAAAGGTCTGAAAAAATgtattaaaatgatatcttatttattttcttgacttttttaattgtttcaaaccatttctCTATTATCAAttgatattctttttttttataattttccaCCAAAACTTCCAAAACTGAATCTGAAACCACCAAAAGCATTAACCCGTAACTCATTTAGCCT
It includes:
- the LOC103719298 gene encoding DExH-box ATP-dependent RNA helicase DExH6-like isoform X3, which encodes MHKSEIAKKVDQLTSKINGSAQLKKIMEDRAKLPIASFKDVITSTLETNQVVLISGATGCGKTTQVPQYILDHMWAKGEACKIVCTQPRRISAISVAERIAYERGETIGENVGYKIRLESQGGKNSSIMFCTNGVLLRLLISRGANSSKAEMGNKKLEDGIMGITHIIVDEIHERDRFSDFMLAILRDILPSYPHLRMVLMSATIDAERFSQYFNGCPIIQVPGFTYPVKTFYLEDVLSILKSTDDNHLDRVAISGVEEGTSLTEDYKNALDESINLALSNDEFDPLLELISSEQTPKVYNYQHSLTGVSPLMVFAGKGRIGDVCMLLSFGADCSLCAQDGSSALDWAQQENQLRVCEILKKHIEKDISKSAEEEELLGTYLASINPEHVDTVLIERLLRKICTDSKEGAILVFLPGWDDINQIRERLLASPFFRDPLKFVILSLHSMIPSAEQKKVFKCPPVGARKIILSTNIAETAVTIDDVVYVINSGRMKEKSYDPYNNVSTLQSSWVSKASARQREGRAGRCQPGTCYHLYSRTRAASLPEYQVPEIKRMPIEELCLQVKLLDPDCGIVDFLQRTLDPPVPETIRNAIIVLQDIGALTDDEKLTDLGEKLGSLPVHPSTSKMLLFAILMNCLDPALTLACASDYREPFILPMAPDERKRAAAAKVELASLYGGYSDQLAIVAAFDCWKRAKDRGQESQFCSKYFISSNTMNMLSNMRKQLQSELARNGFVPSGISNCSLNAQDPGILRAVLMAGTYPMVGRLLPPRKNSGKRAIVETASGAKVRLHPHSLNFNLSFSKSTGSPLIIYDEVTRGDGGMYIKNCSLAGPYPLLLLAMEMVVAPADDDDESDEDEASSGEEDEMEMNTSSGKSGEEIMSSPDNTVSVVVDRWLRFESTALDVAQIYCLRERLSTAILFKVKYPQEVLPPALGASMYTIACILSYDGLPSIVPRESMDPQKLKADATDMNPGRRAIGYISPGKFLISLISDKVGNKSHFHKNRAAVHGSAISTGSLPHAPVDRFQQQGPALNGRGSGGAAPRVRSSKRQRKSGSQ
- the LOC103719298 gene encoding DExH-box ATP-dependent RNA helicase DExH6-like isoform X2; this encodes MGRKGQKKGNGGEQQPVVVTEATRIQIGKILEEFRVSDAKVYTFEPGLSKHERAAIHEMCRKIGMISKSSGYGERRCLSVYKNRKKQGAIKNEEETVTCLKFSEETKNVLRDLFTRFPPDDGELREEALRSSSKKAGKRQWKQDSSFFKPSMHKSEIAKKVDQLTSKINGSAQLKKIMEDRAKLPIASFKDVITSTLETNQVVLISGATGCGKTTQVPQYILDHMWAKGEACKIVCTQPRRISAISVAERIAYERGETIGENVGYKIRLESQGGKNSSIMFCTNGVLLRLLISRGANSSKAEMGNKKLEDGIMGITHIIVDEIHERDRFSDFMLAILRDILPSYPHLRMVLMSATIDAERFSQYFNGCPIIQVPGFTYPVKTFYLEDVLSILKSTDDNHLDRVAISGVEEGTSLTEDYKNALDESINLALSNDEFDPLLELISSEQTPKVYNYQHSLTGVSPLMVFAGKGRIGDVCMLLSFGADCSLCAQDGSSALDWAQQENQLRVCEILKKHIEKDISKSAEEEELLGTYLASINPEHVDTVLIERLLRKICTDSKEGAILVFLPGWDDINQIRERLLASPFFRDPLKFVILSLHSMIPSAEQKKVFKCPPVGARKIILSTNIAETAVTIDDVVYVINSGRMKEKSYDPYNNVSTLQSSWVSKASARQREGRAGRCQPGTCYHLYSRTRAASLPEYQVPEIKRMPIEELCLQVKLLDPDCGIVDFLQRTLDPPVPETIRNAIIVLQDIGALTDDEKLTDLGEKLGSLPVHPSTSKMLLFAILMNCLDPALTLACASDYREPFILPMAPDERKRAAAAKVELASLYGGYSDQLAIVAAFDCWKRAKDRGQESQFCSKYFISSNTMNMLSNMRKQLQSELARNGFVPSGISNCSLNAQDPGILRAVLMAGTYPMVGRLLPPRKNSGKRAIVETASGAKVRLHPHSLNFNLSFSKSTGSPLIIYDEVTRGDGGMYIKNCSLAGPYPLLLLAMEMVVAPADDDDESDEDEASSGEEDEMEMNTSSGKSGEEIMSSPDNTVSVVVDRWLRFESTALDVAQIYCLRERLSTAILFKVLLHLSPLVVNYYENNYRDFIRRSVNV